The genomic region TAATGCTGACGGCTCAGAGGCCGAGATGTGTGGAAACGGCGCTCGCTGTACTGCTTATTGGGCCAAGAGTAAAGCTAAACAGGTTAAGTTTGAAACTCAAGCCGGAATAATTGAAGCTTGCTTAAAAGCTGATAGGGTTGCTATTAAGCTTAGCGACCCTAAACAGATTAAGGTGCGTATCCCAATTGTTGTTTTGGGTCGAAAGATACATCTAAATTTTATCAATACCGGCGTGCCACATGTGGTTATTTTTGTTTCTGGATTAGATAAAATCGATGTTGAAAAAATAGGCCGGGCAGTACGATTTCATAAAAAGTTTCAACCGGCCGGGACAAATGTTAACTTTGTTGAGATAATTAATGATAACTTTGTTCGGGTAAGAACCTATGAGCGGGGGGTTGAAGCTGAAACTTTAGCTTGTGGCACTGGAAGTGTTGCCGCGGCAATTTTATTAAAATTTAAACTTAAAGTCACAAGCGGTAATCATAAGGTTAGAGTCTTAACTAAAAGCCAAGAAACCTTAAGCGTGCATTTTAGTAAGATTGATGATAAAGTAAGGGATGTTTGGCTTAAAGGCAAAGCTGATCTGGTTTGCCAGGGAAGTTTAAAGTTTTAAATTATTTAGGAGGATTTATGCTTAAAGGAAGTATTGTCGCTATAGTAACGCCTTTTGACTCTCAAGGAAATATAAACGAAGCTAAGTTGAAAGAGTTGATTGATTGGCATATTGATTGCGGCACCGACGGTATTTTAGTTTGCGGGACGACTGGAGAAAGTGCAACTCTTACTCATCCTGAACATAAGCGGATTATTGATTTAGCGGTTTTGCATATAGATAAAAGAGTTCCGGTTTTGGCTGGTTGCGGTTCTAATTCAACTCATGAGGCTCTTGATCTGGTTACTCATGCCAAGAGCGCTGGAGCAGATTTTGCTTTAGTAATTACTCCTTATTATAATAAACCCACCCAAGAGGGGCTTTATCGGCACTTTAAAGAAATAGCTGATAATGTTGATATGCCGATAATTATTTATAATGTTCCTTCGCGCACCGGAAGCAACATCCTTCCTGAGACCGTGGCTAGAATTTATAAGGATTGTAAGAATGTTGTCGGGATTAAAGAAGCTAGTGGTTCACTTGATCAAATTACTAAGATAATGAGTTTGGTAGACGATAAGTTTCTGCTTTTTTCAGGAAGTGATGAGATCAATTTGCCGATACTTGCTACCGGCGCATCAGGAGTAGTTTCGGTGGCCGCAAATATCGTACCTAAGGAAATCCATCAGCTGGTAGCGAAGTTTTTAGAGGGTGATTTAGCTGAGGCTAGAAAAATTCAACTCCATCTTTATGAGTTAATTAAAACTCTTTTTGTTGAAACAAATCCGATCCCGGTAAAAACTGCCTTAGGGCTTATGGGGTTAATTGAGCCGAATATGCGCCTACCTTTATGTAATTTGAGTGAGACAAATCTAAGTACTTTAAAGATAGTTTTGAAAAAGTATAAGTTAATTTAATAGTTTAGGGAGGATATAGTGGTTAAATTAGGCATAAGCGGTGCCCGGGGAAAGATGGGTGAG from Candidatus Omnitrophota bacterium harbors:
- the dapF gene encoding diaminopimelate epimerase, with translation MTTITFYKLQASGNDFILIDNRKTKLKAGQLKKLARKYCQRKLSIGADGLLVIESSKKASFRMRIFNADGSEAEMCGNGARCTAYWAKSKAKQVKFETQAGIIEACLKADRVAIKLSDPKQIKVRIPIVVLGRKIHLNFINTGVPHVVIFVSGLDKIDVEKIGRAVRFHKKFQPAGTNVNFVEIINDNFVRVRTYERGVEAETLACGTGSVAAAILLKFKLKVTSGNHKVRVLTKSQETLSVHFSKIDDKVRDVWLKGKADLVCQGSLKF
- the dapA gene encoding 4-hydroxy-tetrahydrodipicolinate synthase produces the protein MLKGSIVAIVTPFDSQGNINEAKLKELIDWHIDCGTDGILVCGTTGESATLTHPEHKRIIDLAVLHIDKRVPVLAGCGSNSTHEALDLVTHAKSAGADFALVITPYYNKPTQEGLYRHFKEIADNVDMPIIIYNVPSRTGSNILPETVARIYKDCKNVVGIKEASGSLDQITKIMSLVDDKFLLFSGSDEINLPILATGASGVVSVAANIVPKEIHQLVAKFLEGDLAEARKIQLHLYELIKTLFVETNPIPVKTALGLMGLIEPNMRLPLCNLSETNLSTLKIVLKKYKLI